A genomic stretch from Heliangelus exortis chromosome 23, bHelExo1.hap1, whole genome shotgun sequence includes:
- the GABRD gene encoding gamma-aminobutyric acid receptor subunit delta isoform X1 — protein sequence MEFLTWVLPALVLLCTQQHRCIRAMNDIGDYIGSNIEISWLPNLDDLMKGYARNFRPGIGGPPVNVALAIEVASIDHISEVNMEYTMTVFLHQSWRDDRLSYNHTNETLGLDSRFVDKLWLPDTFIVNAKSAWFHDVTVENKLIRLQPDGVILYSIRITSTVACDMDLSKYPMDEQECMLDLESYGYSSEDIVYHWSENQDEIHGLDKLQLAQFTITNYQFTTEMMNFKSAGQFPRLSLHFHLRRNRGVYIIQSYVPSILLVAMSWVSFWISQSAVPARVSLGITTVLTMTTLMVSARSSLPRASAIKALDVYFWICYVFVFAALVEYAFAHFNADYMKKQKNKQKLKARRRSGEVNVKNAIVLFSLSIAGVNQELAISNRRHRIPRTLPGAYGTIEIETGETKQQQLMKMDKKSGLKSLFKPIDADTIDIYARAVFPAAFAAVNVIYWVAYTM from the exons AGCTATGAATGACATCGGAGATTACATAGGTTCCAACATTGAAATCTCCTGGTTGCCCAACCTGGATGATTTGATGAAAGGCTATGCAAGAAATTTCAGGCCTGGGATTGGAG gtCCTCCTGTTAATGTTGCTCTTGCAATCGAAGTAGCCAGCATTGACCACATCTCAGAGGTGAACATG GAATACACCATGACAGTGTTTTTGCACCAGAGCTGGCGAGATGACCGCCTGTCTTACAACCACACCAATGAAACTCTGGGCTTAGACAGTCGCTTTGTGGACAAGCTCTGGTTGCCAGACACTTTCATAGTGAATGCCAAGTCTGCCTGGTTCCATGATGTGACTGTGGAAAACAAACTTATCAGGCTCCAGCCAGATGGAGTCATTTTATACAGCATCAG GATTACCTCAACAGTGGCCTGTGACATGGACCTGTCCAAGTATCCCATGGATGAGCAAGAATGCATGTTGGATTTGGAGAGCT ATGGCTACTCTTCTGAGGACATTGTCTACCACTGGTCAGAAAACCAGGATGAGATCCATGGGCTGGATAAGCTGCAGCTTGCTCAGTTCACCATTACCAATTACCAGTTCACAACAGAAATGATGAACTTCAAATCTG CAGGTCAGTTTCCCAGGCTCAGTCTCCACTTCCACCTCCGTCGGAATCGAGGAGTTTACATCATTCAGTCTTATGTTCCCTCTATCCTCCTGGTGGCCATGTCGTGGGTCTCCTTCTGGATCAGTCAGTCAGCTGTGCCTGCCAGAGTGTCACTGG GTATAACTACTGTTCTTACTATGACTACACTGATGGTCAGTGCCCGCTCCTCACTCCCACGAGCCTCTGCCATCAAGGCACTGGATGTTTACTTCTGGATTTGCTACGTGTTTGTCTTTGCTGCACTGGTGGAATATGCATTTGCACATTTCAATGCTGACtacatgaaaaagcaaaagaacaagCAAAAGCTGAAGGCGAGAAGGAGAAGTGGAGAG GTCAACGTGAAGAATGCCATTGTgctgttttccctttccataGCTGGTGTCAACCAGGAACTGGCCATTTCCAACAGGAGGCACCGGATTCCCAGAACCCTGCCTGGGGCCTATGGCACAATAGAAATAGAAACTGGAgagacaaagcagcagcagctgatgaaaATGGATAAAAAGAGTGGTCTCAAGTCCCTCTTTAAGCCCATTGATGCTGACACCATTGATATATATGCCAGAGCTGTGTTCCCTGCAGCCTTTGCAGCAGTCAATGTTATATACTGGGTTGCATACacaatgtaa
- the GABRD gene encoding gamma-aminobutyric acid receptor subunit delta isoform X2: MEFLTWVLPALVLLCTQQHRCIRAMNDIGDYIGSNIEISWLPNLDDLMKGYARNFRPGIGGPPVNVALAIEVASIDHISEVNMEYTMTVFLHQSWRDDRLSYNHTNETLGLDSRFVDKLWLPDTFIVNAKSAWFHDVTVENKLIRLQPDGVILYSIRITSTVACDMDLSKYPMDEQECMLDLESYGYSSEDIVYHWSENQDEIHGLDKLQLAQFTITNYQFTTEMMNFKSGQFPRLSLHFHLRRNRGVYIIQSYVPSILLVAMSWVSFWISQSAVPARVSLGITTVLTMTTLMVSARSSLPRASAIKALDVYFWICYVFVFAALVEYAFAHFNADYMKKQKNKQKLKARRRSGEVNVKNAIVLFSLSIAGVNQELAISNRRHRIPRTLPGAYGTIEIETGETKQQQLMKMDKKSGLKSLFKPIDADTIDIYARAVFPAAFAAVNVIYWVAYTM, translated from the exons AGCTATGAATGACATCGGAGATTACATAGGTTCCAACATTGAAATCTCCTGGTTGCCCAACCTGGATGATTTGATGAAAGGCTATGCAAGAAATTTCAGGCCTGGGATTGGAG gtCCTCCTGTTAATGTTGCTCTTGCAATCGAAGTAGCCAGCATTGACCACATCTCAGAGGTGAACATG GAATACACCATGACAGTGTTTTTGCACCAGAGCTGGCGAGATGACCGCCTGTCTTACAACCACACCAATGAAACTCTGGGCTTAGACAGTCGCTTTGTGGACAAGCTCTGGTTGCCAGACACTTTCATAGTGAATGCCAAGTCTGCCTGGTTCCATGATGTGACTGTGGAAAACAAACTTATCAGGCTCCAGCCAGATGGAGTCATTTTATACAGCATCAG GATTACCTCAACAGTGGCCTGTGACATGGACCTGTCCAAGTATCCCATGGATGAGCAAGAATGCATGTTGGATTTGGAGAGCT ATGGCTACTCTTCTGAGGACATTGTCTACCACTGGTCAGAAAACCAGGATGAGATCCATGGGCTGGATAAGCTGCAGCTTGCTCAGTTCACCATTACCAATTACCAGTTCACAACAGAAATGATGAACTTCAAATCTG GTCAGTTTCCCAGGCTCAGTCTCCACTTCCACCTCCGTCGGAATCGAGGAGTTTACATCATTCAGTCTTATGTTCCCTCTATCCTCCTGGTGGCCATGTCGTGGGTCTCCTTCTGGATCAGTCAGTCAGCTGTGCCTGCCAGAGTGTCACTGG GTATAACTACTGTTCTTACTATGACTACACTGATGGTCAGTGCCCGCTCCTCACTCCCACGAGCCTCTGCCATCAAGGCACTGGATGTTTACTTCTGGATTTGCTACGTGTTTGTCTTTGCTGCACTGGTGGAATATGCATTTGCACATTTCAATGCTGACtacatgaaaaagcaaaagaacaagCAAAAGCTGAAGGCGAGAAGGAGAAGTGGAGAG GTCAACGTGAAGAATGCCATTGTgctgttttccctttccataGCTGGTGTCAACCAGGAACTGGCCATTTCCAACAGGAGGCACCGGATTCCCAGAACCCTGCCTGGGGCCTATGGCACAATAGAAATAGAAACTGGAgagacaaagcagcagcagctgatgaaaATGGATAAAAAGAGTGGTCTCAAGTCCCTCTTTAAGCCCATTGATGCTGACACCATTGATATATATGCCAGAGCTGTGTTCCCTGCAGCCTTTGCAGCAGTCAATGTTATATACTGGGTTGCATACacaatgtaa